A genomic region of Gemmata massiliana contains the following coding sequences:
- the trpE gene encoding anthranilate synthase component I, translating into MPHRPTFDEFTALAREHTVVPVYRQLTGDTLTPVSAFCKLQEGDWSFLFESVVGGERVGRYSFLGAGPFMTFQARGKNVVVRNAGEREGREFTCEDPLRLLEETIARFRAPSVFGLPRFCGGAVGYAGYDTVRYVEHLPNAPEDDRKLPDLSFGFYDRMVIFDHAAKTILVVAHARLDGYQASGSEYREDDLRAAYQAACRGVDELVGRLQRGVADIQLTDIDPKRRASAEPRSPIPDARIQSNFTRPAFEAAVEKVREYINAGDAFQIVLSQRFRTETRARPFDIYRSLRVVNPSPFMFFVRAGEVTLVGASPEIMCRVENGVITNRPLAGTRRRGVTPEEDAALAAELVADPKERAEHIMLVDLARNDVGRVAELGSVKISDLLTVERYSHVMHLSSTVTGKLRPGLTAFDALRASLPAGTLSGAPKVRAMEIIDELEPHRRGPYGGAVGYVDFSGNMDTCIALRTMVLLGQTAYVQAGAGLVADSVPAAEYQETVDKAASLLRAIEVAETQL; encoded by the coding sequence GTTCGAGAGCGTCGTCGGCGGCGAGCGTGTGGGCCGGTACAGCTTTCTGGGCGCCGGGCCGTTCATGACGTTCCAGGCGCGCGGGAAGAACGTGGTCGTCCGAAATGCGGGCGAACGCGAGGGCCGCGAGTTCACGTGCGAAGACCCGCTCCGGCTCCTGGAAGAAACGATCGCGCGGTTCCGCGCCCCGAGCGTATTCGGTTTACCGCGGTTCTGTGGCGGCGCCGTCGGCTACGCGGGCTACGACACCGTCCGTTACGTGGAACACCTGCCCAACGCCCCGGAGGACGACCGCAAACTGCCCGACCTGAGCTTCGGCTTCTACGACCGCATGGTCATCTTCGACCACGCTGCGAAGACGATCCTGGTCGTGGCGCACGCCCGGCTGGACGGGTACCAGGCGTCGGGCTCGGAGTACCGCGAAGACGACCTACGGGCCGCATACCAGGCCGCGTGCCGTGGGGTCGATGAACTGGTCGGGCGCCTCCAGCGCGGCGTCGCGGACATTCAACTGACGGACATCGACCCGAAGCGCCGGGCCTCCGCCGAGCCCCGGTCACCGATCCCGGACGCGCGAATCCAATCGAATTTCACGCGCCCCGCGTTCGAGGCCGCGGTGGAGAAGGTGCGCGAGTACATCAACGCGGGCGATGCGTTCCAGATCGTGCTCAGCCAGCGGTTCCGCACCGAAACGCGGGCGCGCCCGTTCGACATCTACCGCTCACTGCGGGTCGTGAACCCCAGTCCGTTCATGTTCTTCGTGCGGGCCGGCGAGGTCACGCTCGTCGGAGCATCACCGGAAATCATGTGCCGCGTCGAGAACGGCGTCATCACGAACCGCCCACTGGCCGGCACCCGGCGCCGCGGGGTCACGCCCGAAGAGGACGCGGCGCTCGCGGCCGAGTTGGTCGCCGATCCGAAGGAGCGGGCCGAGCACATCATGCTCGTGGACCTCGCGCGCAACGACGTCGGTCGCGTCGCGGAGTTGGGCAGCGTGAAGATCAGCGACCTGCTCACGGTCGAGCGCTACAGCCACGTCATGCACCTTTCGAGCACCGTCACGGGTAAGCTCCGGCCGGGGCTTACCGCGTTCGACGCGCTGCGCGCGAGTCTCCCGGCCGGCACACTCTCGGGCGCGCCGAAGGTGCGGGCGATGGAAATCATCGACGAACTGGAGCCTCACCGCCGCGGGCCGTATGGCGGGGCCGTCGGGTACGTTGACTTCAGCGGTAACATGGACACGTGCATCGCGCTACGCACAATGGTGCTGCTCGGCCAAACGGCTTACGTTCAGGCCGGCGCCGGGCTGGTCGCGGACAGCGTCCCCGCGGCCGAGTACCAGGAAACCGTGGATAAAGCCGCGAGCCTGCTTCGCGCGATCGAAGTAGCTGAAACGCAGCTATAA
- a CDS encoding DUF1501 domain-containing protein, whose amino-acid sequence MLSLAGRPSRNCSGPSRREFLRAGGLAVGGLSLPTLLRARAGEPANKHKPRAKSCLLIFMDGGPSHLEMWDMKPEAPAEVRGEFKPIRSSVTGVTVGELLPLTAREMHHFAQVRSVHHGVNDHNAGSFYMLTGKHPADGSKLVQTDSASTFPPFGAVAAKLRPVEKAIPPYVLLPEYQWNNGVDIGGQKGGFLGAKSDPFVSGDPSLPSFSVPGLDLLPEVPLDRLSQRDDLRNALDTAIAKRGDSAAAQRLNVFQRQAVEVVTSPDARRAFDLTHEPRELRERYGTDPGSDRSIEARKFGGLPHIGQTFLMARRMIEAGVRLVTVMTGRRIDQAWDTHRDHFGLMKKALCPPFDQALSALISDMDARGLLDETLVVIMGEFGRTPKVGFVTSSAGASKNNGRDHWPYCYTVLFAGAGIVGGTIYGSSDRTAAFPRENPVGPEDIAATIYEVLGIDPTTELHDTQNKPYTLCTGKPIRSVMS is encoded by the coding sequence ATGCTCTCACTTGCCGGTCGGCCGTCGCGTAACTGTTCTGGCCCTTCGCGCCGCGAGTTCCTCCGCGCGGGTGGGTTGGCCGTTGGCGGGCTGAGTTTGCCGACGCTACTCCGCGCACGAGCGGGTGAGCCGGCGAACAAGCATAAACCGCGCGCCAAGTCGTGCCTACTCATCTTCATGGACGGCGGGCCGAGTCACCTCGAAATGTGGGACATGAAGCCCGAAGCACCGGCCGAGGTGCGAGGCGAGTTCAAGCCGATCCGATCGAGCGTGACGGGCGTCACCGTGGGTGAATTGCTCCCGCTCACCGCACGCGAGATGCACCACTTCGCACAAGTGCGGTCGGTCCACCACGGCGTCAACGACCACAACGCCGGGAGCTTCTACATGCTGACCGGGAAGCACCCGGCGGACGGCTCGAAGCTCGTACAGACCGACTCCGCGAGCACGTTTCCGCCGTTCGGAGCAGTAGCGGCGAAACTGCGGCCCGTCGAGAAGGCGATTCCGCCCTACGTGCTACTGCCCGAATACCAGTGGAACAACGGTGTCGACATCGGCGGGCAGAAGGGCGGGTTCCTCGGTGCGAAGTCCGATCCGTTTGTGAGCGGTGATCCGAGCCTTCCGAGTTTCAGTGTGCCGGGGCTTGATCTGCTCCCGGAAGTGCCGCTCGATCGCCTCAGCCAGCGCGACGATTTACGCAACGCCCTCGATACTGCGATCGCCAAGCGCGGAGATTCGGCCGCGGCCCAGCGGCTGAACGTTTTCCAGCGGCAGGCGGTGGAAGTGGTCACGTCGCCGGACGCGCGGCGTGCGTTCGACCTGACGCACGAACCCCGGGAGTTGCGCGAGCGCTACGGCACCGATCCGGGGAGCGATCGCAGTATCGAGGCGCGGAAGTTCGGCGGGTTACCGCACATTGGTCAGACGTTCCTGATGGCCCGGCGCATGATCGAGGCCGGCGTGCGCCTCGTAACGGTCATGACCGGTCGGCGCATCGATCAGGCGTGGGACACGCACCGCGACCACTTCGGGCTGATGAAGAAGGCGCTGTGCCCGCCGTTCGATCAGGCGCTCTCAGCGCTGATCTCGGACATGGACGCGCGCGGGCTGCTCGACGAAACGCTGGTGGTCATCATGGGCGAATTCGGGCGCACGCCGAAGGTCGGCTTCGTGACGAGCAGCGCCGGGGCGTCGAAGAACAATGGGCGCGACCACTGGCCGTACTGCTACACGGTCCTCTTCGCGGGCGCGGGCATTGTGGGCGGTACGATTTACGGCTCATCGGACCGCACCGCGGCGTTCCCGCGCGAGAACCCGGTCGGTCCCGAAGACATCGCGGCGACCATCTACGAAGTGCTCGGAATCGACCCCACAACGGAACTCCACGACACGCAGAACAAGCCCTACACACTCTGCACCGGCAAGCCGATCCGCTCCGTGATGAGTTAG
- a CDS encoding ArnT family glycosyltransferase, protein MTENSLSYLTRRDYALLAAFCFALFSFCALFAKTLTGHESVVAQNSREMLAGGDWIVPRVGGEPWLERPPASAWFICAVYAVAGTSTSDAVARLAAVLIAVPLVLLVARTGALFYGRNAGLAAGGIFATMHEFYGYASNPEADIFLCLIVTATVAAFAQLEFGPRASRVNESGSFFGSRPLLVLAFFALLGATNLAKGVIFGTVMAGLPIAGYLLWNRSWGQLKRYVWLWGWLAAAGVALAWPIAVISRHPEIIDLWRDHYLNRLNKGYLQEPWWYYAVNVPFVLLPWTLPALVGLWQTRRAAFAGPGPERFLWCWAILPPLVFSASDGKHHHYLLQCMAPWAILSVGGAVAMWSFARDRMPGWVRNPWAWAGLVGCVAVWAAMKYRGAVGAPEWLLVSLAVSLPLLTFAFVRFANHTSQRAALVGVLLVFAVAYSEWTYLRAATRDAYAPDTAMLHRTPEFVPSDAPIYVQYDWLRPLETFWVLYHTPQPGTLVRDPWDLKEKSGGRASAFILARRQDAEQFAVIGSVEPLLESEKTRLEPHAGYRRTLYRVTFHATAPPAPPEVLAESRRTLW, encoded by the coding sequence ATGACCGAAAACTCGCTGAGCTACCTAACCCGCCGCGATTACGCGCTCCTCGCCGCGTTCTGTTTCGCGCTCTTCTCGTTTTGTGCGCTCTTCGCCAAGACGCTGACCGGGCACGAATCGGTGGTCGCGCAGAACAGCCGCGAGATGCTGGCCGGCGGCGACTGGATCGTTCCCCGCGTGGGAGGGGAGCCGTGGCTCGAGCGCCCGCCCGCGTCGGCGTGGTTCATCTGCGCGGTGTATGCGGTCGCGGGCACGTCCACCAGCGACGCGGTCGCGCGCCTCGCGGCGGTGCTGATTGCGGTGCCGCTCGTGCTGCTCGTGGCCCGCACCGGGGCGCTCTTCTACGGCCGCAACGCGGGGCTGGCCGCGGGCGGCATCTTCGCCACGATGCACGAGTTCTACGGCTACGCGAGCAACCCTGAAGCGGACATCTTCCTGTGCCTGATCGTGACCGCGACCGTCGCGGCGTTTGCGCAACTGGAGTTCGGCCCGCGGGCGAGTCGCGTAAACGAATCCGGCTCGTTCTTTGGCTCGCGCCCGTTACTTGTGCTCGCGTTCTTTGCGCTCCTGGGAGCAACCAATCTGGCGAAGGGCGTGATCTTCGGGACCGTGATGGCGGGATTGCCGATCGCAGGTTATTTGCTGTGGAATCGGTCGTGGGGGCAACTGAAGCGCTACGTGTGGCTCTGGGGTTGGCTGGCCGCGGCGGGCGTCGCGCTCGCGTGGCCGATCGCGGTGATATCCCGGCACCCCGAAATCATCGACTTGTGGCGCGACCACTACCTCAATCGGTTGAACAAGGGCTACCTGCAAGAGCCGTGGTGGTACTACGCGGTTAACGTGCCGTTCGTGCTGTTGCCCTGGACGCTCCCCGCGCTCGTCGGGCTGTGGCAAACGCGCCGGGCGGCTTTCGCCGGACCGGGACCGGAGCGCTTCCTGTGGTGCTGGGCCATTCTCCCGCCGCTCGTGTTCTCCGCGTCGGACGGGAAGCACCACCACTATTTGCTCCAGTGCATGGCGCCGTGGGCGATCCTCTCCGTGGGCGGTGCGGTCGCGATGTGGTCGTTCGCACGCGATCGCATGCCAGGGTGGGTGCGGAACCCGTGGGCGTGGGCCGGGCTGGTCGGGTGCGTGGCGGTTTGGGCCGCCATGAAGTACCGCGGAGCGGTCGGCGCCCCGGAATGGCTCCTCGTGAGCTTGGCCGTTTCGTTGCCGCTGCTCACGTTCGCGTTCGTGCGGTTCGCGAACCACACGAGCCAGCGCGCGGCGCTCGTGGGCGTGCTGCTCGTGTTCGCAGTGGCGTACTCCGAATGGACATACCTCCGTGCGGCGACTCGCGACGCCTACGCGCCCGACACCGCCATGCTGCACCGCACCCCCGAGTTCGTCCCGTCGGACGCGCCGATTTACGTTCAGTACGACTGGCTCCGGCCGCTCGAAACGTTCTGGGTGCTGTACCACACCCCGCAGCCGGGTACGCTCGTGCGCGACCCGTGGGATCTGAAGGAGAAGTCCGGCGGGCGCGCGAGTGCGTTCATTCTGGCGCGCCGGCAGGACGCGGAGCAGTTCGCGGTCATCGGCTCGGTGGAACCGCTTCTGGAGAGCGAAAAGACGCGCCTCGAACCGCACGCCGGCTACCGGCGCACGCTCTACCGCGTGACGTTCCACGCGACGGCCCCGCCCGCGCCGCCCGAAGTCCTGGCCGAAAGCCGCCGCACATTGTGGTAA
- a CDS encoding DUF4058 family protein: MPIHDWTRVDHGTFHDFHQGWAPQIRSALNNGLLPPDYEAKVEQHTDDGIPDVLALRLTSPLGGNGAGAYPGPIGGLSTVAIAPPKVSFTSEFASDPYTRLRKTITVRRDDRIVALIELVSPGNKSNRHGIQAFVRKVTAAIDHGIHVLVVDLFPPGPRDPNGVHQVIWSEFRDEPYSPPANQPLTLVSYEAGAVSRAYIQPVAVGEVLPEMPLFLEPGAYVNVPLEATYMAAFDGISRRTRDVLTETGR; encoded by the coding sequence ATGCCGATTCACGATTGGACCCGAGTCGATCACGGAACGTTTCACGACTTCCATCAGGGGTGGGCGCCACAAATTCGGTCCGCACTCAACAACGGGTTGTTGCCTCCGGATTACGAAGCGAAGGTCGAGCAACATACCGACGACGGTATTCCCGACGTCCTTGCCTTGCGCTTGACTTCCCCATTGGGCGGGAACGGAGCGGGGGCGTATCCGGGGCCAATTGGCGGGTTATCAACGGTCGCAATTGCCCCGCCGAAAGTCTCGTTCACGTCTGAGTTCGCGAGCGACCCGTACACGCGGTTGCGAAAAACTATCACCGTTCGCCGCGACGATCGAATCGTTGCGCTAATCGAATTGGTTTCGCCGGGTAACAAGTCGAACCGCCACGGGATTCAGGCGTTCGTTCGGAAGGTGACCGCGGCCATCGATCACGGGATTCACGTTTTGGTTGTGGACCTGTTCCCGCCGGGGCCGCGCGACCCGAACGGGGTGCATCAGGTCATCTGGTCCGAGTTCCGGGACGAGCCGTACTCGCCACCCGCGAATCAACCGCTCACGCTCGTCTCTTATGAAGCCGGAGCGGTGAGTCGCGCGTACATTCAACCGGTTGCCGTAGGGGAAGTGCTTCCGGAGATGCCACTGTTCCTCGAACCCGGCGCTTATGTGAATGTTCCGCTCGAAGCGACCTACATGGCTGCGTTCGACGGCATCTCGCGCCGGACCCGCGACGTGCTAACTGAAACAGGACGATGA
- a CDS encoding BBP7 family outer membrane beta-barrel protein, with product MRKGLLGSIAALAAGAGAAWGQSPVEPTPLPAGVPGVGAPLGGSPAVGGAGAGAPAPVIMPPGNYGPADDPLGLGPVGGFGPPPGPMYPMPGPYGAQSYQPAPAGGGAGELGSAPRWWVDGEYLLWFTKGQPVRYPLLTSSAPADQGVLGAASTVALVDRGTLGYNAMSGMRLSAGFFGDADRRFGFNLTGFFTEKRSNIQDFGGLGNFSGIPVLARPFVDANQVTSTIVLSSADFGPASVQVGTSTSTFSIEPSAVWNLYRSAPGARRSWSVDFLAGYRFFQLKEDLWIDSLTALNSGLVLPIFQTGPFGIVTQVGTRVVPNQTNFGGVIIQTPSFVNVRDSFRATNNFNGASFGLRSEARCGIVSASASAKISIGNLHQRLDVFGGSSFIDFTGASGSQISTPVVRGTGGGAGGAYGGVLANPSNIGTYTDDRFTYMPEFGGTLGIALTRGLTGYVGVNFLYLPDVIRPGNQVNPVVSSAAIPFGSNYGTGGAVRGPGVSLLQSDYWLGGVTFGLQVRY from the coding sequence ATGCGAAAAGGCTTGTTGGGATCTATCGCGGCTCTGGCCGCCGGAGCGGGGGCTGCTTGGGGGCAGTCTCCAGTTGAACCGACTCCTCTACCAGCCGGGGTTCCCGGTGTGGGCGCGCCGTTGGGCGGATCGCCTGCGGTGGGAGGGGCTGGGGCGGGCGCGCCGGCGCCCGTCATTATGCCGCCGGGCAACTACGGCCCGGCGGACGACCCACTGGGCCTCGGCCCGGTCGGTGGGTTCGGGCCGCCGCCCGGCCCGATGTACCCGATGCCCGGCCCCTACGGGGCGCAGTCGTACCAGCCGGCTCCGGCCGGGGGTGGCGCGGGCGAACTCGGCAGCGCGCCGCGCTGGTGGGTGGACGGTGAATACCTGCTGTGGTTCACCAAGGGCCAACCGGTCCGCTACCCGCTGCTGACCTCCAGCGCCCCGGCGGACCAGGGCGTCCTCGGCGCGGCGAGCACCGTCGCCCTCGTGGACCGCGGAACGCTCGGCTACAACGCCATGAGCGGTATGCGGTTGTCGGCCGGGTTCTTCGGTGACGCGGACCGCCGCTTCGGGTTCAACCTGACCGGGTTCTTCACCGAGAAGCGGTCGAACATTCAGGACTTCGGTGGCCTCGGGAACTTCTCGGGCATCCCGGTGCTGGCCCGTCCGTTCGTGGACGCGAACCAGGTGACGAGCACGATCGTGCTCTCCAGCGCGGACTTCGGCCCGGCGAGCGTGCAGGTGGGTACCAGCACCTCGACGTTCAGCATCGAACCGTCGGCGGTCTGGAACCTGTACCGGTCCGCCCCCGGGGCGCGGCGATCCTGGTCGGTCGACTTCCTGGCCGGGTACCGGTTCTTCCAACTCAAGGAAGACCTGTGGATCGACAGCCTCACGGCCCTGAACAGCGGCCTGGTCCTGCCGATCTTCCAGACCGGCCCGTTCGGGATCGTCACGCAGGTGGGCACGCGGGTCGTCCCGAACCAGACCAACTTCGGCGGGGTCATCATCCAAACGCCGTCGTTCGTCAACGTTCGCGACTCGTTCCGGGCCACCAACAACTTCAACGGGGCGTCCTTCGGGCTCCGCTCCGAGGCCCGCTGCGGTATCGTGAGCGCCAGTGCAAGTGCGAAGATCTCGATCGGTAACCTGCACCAGCGCCTGGACGTCTTCGGCGGCAGCTCGTTCATCGACTTTACGGGCGCGTCGGGCTCGCAGATCAGCACCCCGGTCGTCCGCGGCACCGGCGGTGGGGCGGGCGGGGCCTACGGTGGGGTACTGGCGAACCCGAGCAACATCGGCACCTACACCGACGACCGGTTCACTTACATGCCGGAATTCGGTGGAACCCTCGGCATCGCCCTCACCCGGGGCCTGACCGGGTACGTCGGGGTGAACTTCCTGTACCTCCCGGACGTGATCCGCCCGGGCAACCAGGTGAACCCGGTCGTCAGCAGCGCCGCGATCCCGTTCGGGTCGAACTACGGGACGGGCGGTGCGGTCCGCGGCCCGGGCGTCTCCCTCCTCCAGTCCGATTACTGGTTGGGCGGCGTCACCTTCGGCCTCCAGGTCCGGTACTGA